A single Oryctolagus cuniculus chromosome 18, mOryCun1.1, whole genome shotgun sequence DNA region contains:
- the CABP5 gene encoding calcium-binding protein 5 — MQFPMGPACIFLRKGIAEKQRERPLGQDEIEELREAFLEFDKDRDGFISYKDLGNLMRTMGYMPTEMELTELGQQIRMNLGGRVDFEDFVELMTPKLLAETAGMIGVQEMRDAFKEFDANGDGEITLGELQQAMQRLLGEKLTPHEIAEVVREADVNGDGTVDFEEFVKMMSR, encoded by the exons ATGCAGTTCCCCATGGGCCCCGCCTGCATCTTCTTGAGGAAGGGCATCGCTGAGAAACAGCGG GAGAGACCACTGGGACAGGATGAGATCGAAG AGCTCCGGGAAGCATTTCTCGAGTTTGACAAGGACCGAGACGGGTTCATCTCTTACAAGGACCTGGGGAATCTCATGAGGACAATGGGTTACATGCCCACAGAGATGGAGCTGACGGAGCTGGGCCAGCAGATCCGCATGAACT TGGGCGGCCGTGTAGACTTTGAGGACTTCGTGGAGCTGATGACCCCCAAATTGCTTGCAGAGACCGCCGGGATGATTGGCGTCCAGGAGATGCGAGACGCCTTCAAGGAG TTCGATGCCAACGGGGACGGGGAGATCACGCTGGGGGAGCTGCAGCAGGCCATGCAGCGGCTGCTGGGCGAGAAGCTCACGCCCCACGAGATCGCCGAGGTCGTCCGGGAGGCCGACGTGAACGGGGACGGCACCGTGGACTTTGAAG AGTTTGTGAAGATGATGTCTCGTTGA